CTGACCAAAACATTAGTCAGTGGGAAGAGTAGCTCATCGGTTGACCAAAGTATGAGTGAGACAGGGAACCCAACAGAAAAGAAAATGTCTCAAAACCAGACACCATCCGTACAGTCAGTAGAATCATCACAGTCTCAGGAGTTATGCACTTCGACTGAATACACTGGTAGTCAAAAGTCTGTTATTTCTTTATCTACCACCTCTATATCACAAACAAACAGTCAGTCATCAGTAATCTCTTTATCAACCGAACTATCTGAAGATGACATGTTTAACAATGTCAGCACAGAACCTTCAGATTCAGATACATGCTCAACCAGCACTCCAAATCAGTTCATTGATCTCAGAAATTTTTATCCATCTGTTGTTAGATATTGCCAAGGACTTACTGTTCTTACTGGAAGTTCCAATAAAACATCGTCCACGATGACTGATATTCAGATCCTTATGACCAACGGCAGTGATAAACGATTATTACCAGAAAATATGCCTACATATTTTAATGATCCGAAGAGTTCACTTGAATCTGGGCAAAATCAACCTGCCTATGTCCTGTTAAAGTCAAACAAGGTTATATGTATTCTGATTGACAATATAGAGCCTGGACAATACATTCTAAAAAGGTTTTGTAAGAAGGTCAAAGTCATGCACGAGAAGGTGGTTACtgataaagatttaaaaaatgtaaatgtaagtaaagcaattgtttcaaagtATAGTGGACCTGTTACCGATGATTATCAGGGAGATTCACAGATTTTTATATTGGGATCATTTCACAAGCAACCATTGAACTTTAAAATGATATCCACACATCAGCCATTATCCACAAAACTTGCCTTGCTTGAACAAGACGAAACACAAACACTACTTGAACAGACAAGTTCGGCAAAACATGACCAAATATTTTTACAGATGATTAACAACGctgtaaaacaaatgaaaactgTCACAACAAAGAAAAGCAGGAAGAAGAAACTTAAATCAGACATTAATAACAATTTGGATGGATTGGAAAATGACTTTAATGAACCAGTGAAAAAGAAACCTAAATTCCAACTGAGGATTGTTCTAAAGAACAAGGAATTAGTCTGAAGAAATCTAAAACTAATTTAAGCCAGGACAATCACTGATATACATGGACGGTAATAAGTCTGTGATAATAGGCAAGAATTGACTTCGCTTGTTAAATAGAACAAGGAACATTAAAAACTCGTGCAGTAATATAAAACTAATTTAAGCCAGGAAAATCAGTGATATACAGTGGTGGTAACAATACTTTGATAATAGACAAGAATTGACCTTGCTTGTAAAATAGACTAAGGAACATACAATACTTGTGCAGAAGTCGAAAATTAATTAACAACAGGACAATCAGTGATATACATTGGTAGTAACAAGACTGTGATAATAGGCAAGAATTGACTTCGCTTGTTAAACAGAACACGGCACATAcaaatttcttacatctgatgaAGTAATGTTATGGTCAGCAATATGAGTCGTgtgatatttcttttatttatttctgaaGTCTTTCCATcgtaatttatatttattttaatttgcgACATTTACCTTACGTATTTTAAACTCGTAATGGCG
The window above is part of the Mytilus edulis chromosome 6, xbMytEdul2.2, whole genome shotgun sequence genome. Proteins encoded here:
- the LOC139527967 gene encoding serine-rich adhesin for platelets-like, coding for MSETGNPTEKKMSQNQTPSVQSVESSQSQELCTSTEYTGSQKSVISLSTTSISQTNSQSSVISLSTELSEDDMFNNVSTEPSDSDTCSTSTPNQFIDLRNFYPSVVRYCQGLTVLTGSSNKTSSTMTDIQILMTNGSDKRLLPENMPTYFNDPKSSLESGQNQPAYVLLKSNKVICILIDNIEPGQYILKRFCKKVKVMHEKVVTDKDLKNVNVSKAIVSKYSGPVTDDYQGDSQIFILGSFHKQPLNFKMISTHQPLSTKLALLEQDETQTLLEQTSSAKHDQIFLQMINNAVKQMKTVTTKKSRKKKLKSDINNNLDGLENDFNEPVKKKPKFQLRIVLKNKELV